A window of the Arachis duranensis cultivar V14167 chromosome 5, aradu.V14167.gnm2.J7QH, whole genome shotgun sequence genome harbors these coding sequences:
- the LOC107491434 gene encoding uncharacterized protein LOC107491434, which produces MIVNGASDPILCHCFPSFLDGPALDWFSSLPADSISCFQELAKQFEDHFAASAIYLHDSDYLTTVKQGPQESLKDYITHFTKIAMRIPDLHPEVHLHAIKSGLRPEKFQEAIAVAKPKTLAKFREKAKGQIDIEELRQARNAEKSATTKDDDKPRDNKKSFKRTLRYETYTQFNAKRDDIIKEILNSKLIKPPHKAGSYPELRNVDKSKYCTFHQKYGHTTDKCVIAKDLLERLARQGHLDKFISIHMQKRTVPTSDPSPAGSSSKDKEKAPAQLRGIINCISGGYVEGGQTSSARKRTYRAMLTLGDTTNNPQPV; this is translated from the coding sequence ATGATCGTTAACGGTGCATCTGACCCTATTTTATGCCATTGTTTTCCGTCCTTTCTAGATGGTCCTGCACTTGACTGGTTTTCCTCTTTGCCTGCAGATTCAATTTCATGTTTCCAGGAGTTGGCAAAGCAATTTGAAGATCACTTTGCAGCGTCGGCGATATATTTGCATGACTCCGACTATTTGACGACTGTTAAGCAAGGCCCTCAAGAAAGTTTGAAGGACTACATTACCCATTTTACGAAGATAGCTATGAGAATTCCCGATCTTCATCCTGAAGTACACTTGCATGCAATCAAAAGCGGCCTTCGACCAGAAAAATTTCAGGAAGCCATTGCAGTAGCCAAGCCAAAGACTTTAGCTAAGTTTCGAGAGAAGGCCAAGGGACAGATCGATATTGAGGAGCTTCGCCAGGCTCGCAATGCTGAAAAGTCGGCAACTACTAAAGACGACGATAAACCTCGGGACAATAAGAAGAGTTTCAAGCGTACCCTCCGTTATGAGACGTACACACAGTTTAATGCGAAAAGAGACGACATTAtcaaagaaattttgaattccaAGTTGATTAAACCTCCTCACAAAGCTGGCAGTTATCCTGAGCTGAGGAATGTCGACAAGTCCAAGTATTGCACATTCCATCAAAAGTATGGTCACACAACCGACAAATGTGTGATCGCCAAAGATCTTTTGGAACGATTAGCAAGACAAGGACATCTTGATAAATTCATCTCAATACATATGCAGAAAAGAACCGTTCCAACTTCAGATCCATCCCCTGCAGGATCATCATCAAAGGACAAGGAAAAGGCCCCTGCTCAACTTAGGGGCATAATCAATTGCATTTCGGGCGGTTACGTTGAAGGAGGACAAACAAGCTCGGCAAGAAAGCGGACGTACAGGGCCATGTTGACGCTTGGAGATACCACCAATAATCCTCAACCAGTGTAG
- the LOC107491496 gene encoding immune-associated nucleotide-binding protein 9, protein MGGSSIDDDWEFSSSSNEIRTMILVGRTGNGKSATGNSILGRKVFKSRASSSGVTSTCELQKTVLKDGQIVNVIDTPGLFDFSVESEFVGKEIAKCIDMAKDGIHAVLVVLSVRTRFSQEEQAALHSLKTLFGNKIVNYMIVVFTGGDELEDNDETLDDYLGRECPEPLKEVLALCENRYVLFDNKTKDERKQFAQVQHLLSLVNKAISQNCGRPYIDELFVELKEGESKMRKKQKEVDSSEGYSELQRLQFKEQMQQTYDEQLKRITETVEIKLKKATARLEQQLAEEQAARLKMEEKATLAQKRSDEEIRNLREHLEKAHEELRKREENRCAIL, encoded by the exons ATGGGTGGAAGCTCCATTGATGATGACTGGGAATTTAGTTCCTCCTCTAATGAGATTCGAACAATGATCCTAGTTGGACGTACTGGCAATGGCAAGAGCGCCACAGGTAATAGCATTCTTGGGAGGAAGGTTTTCAAGTCAAGGGCAAGCTCATCTGGTGTGACCAGCACTTGTGAATTGCAGAAAACTGTCTTAAAGGATGGCCAAATTGTTAATGTTATTGACACCCCTG GACTATTTGATTTTTCGGTTGAATCTGAGTTTGTTGGGAAGGAAATAGCCAAATGTATTGACATGGCCAAGGATGGGATTCATGCTGTCCTTGTAGTGTTATCGGTTAGAACACGTTTTTCTCAAGAAGAACAAGCAGCGTTACATAGCTTGAAGACTTTGTTTGGAAACAAAATTGTGAACTACATGATTGTGGTCTTCACCGGTGGTGATGAACTTGAAGATAATGATGAGACCCTTGATGATTATTTGGGTCGCGAGTGTCCGGAGCCCCTAAAG GAAGTTCTTGCTCTCTGTGAGAATCGCTATGTGCTTTTTGACAATAAGACTAAAGATGAAAGAAAGCAATTTGCACAAGTTCAACATCTTCTTTCTCTTGTGAACAAGGCTATATCACAGAATTGTGGACGACCTTACATAGATGAGTTATTTGTAGAACTGAAG GAGGGAGAAAGTAAGATGCgtaaaaaacaaaaggaagTTGATTCCTCGGAAGGATATTCAGAATTGCAGAGGCTGCAGTTTAAGGAACAAATGCAGCAAACATATGATGAGCAGCTAAAACGAATTACTGAGACG GTGGAAATAAAGCTGAAGAAAGCTACTGCTAGGCTCGAGCAACAACTGGCAGAGGAGCAAGCTGCAAGACTTAAAATGGAGGAAAAAGCTACGTTAGCTCAAAAGAGATCGGATGAGGAAATTCGAAATCTCCGAGAACATCTTGAGAAGGCACATGAAGAACTACGTAAGCGTGAAGAGAATCGTTGTGCTATTCTTTGA
- the LOC107491497 gene encoding riboflavin biosynthesis protein PYRR, chloroplastic isoform X1 yields the protein MRLLYSASHWWCVASVVFPRRGSLRRYSRRHTSPHLALLPEVDLPKQASPHDFFWGGGRDGKGLNYLGRLLMKLRSEFLGESSSSCEQLKFLTLSGGSIFRKHFEHLSKFLG from the exons ATGCGTCTACTCTACTCTGCTTCCCACTGGTGGTGTGTCGCTTCCGTCGTGTTCCCTCGCCGTGGATCGCTACGCCGCTACTCGCGTCGCCACACCTCGCCGCACCTCGCCTTGTTGCCTGAAGTCGATCTGCCAAAACAG GCTTCGCCTCATGATTTCTTTTGGGGTGGAGGTCGAGATGGAAAAGGCTTAAACTATCTTGGTCGCTTATTGATGAAGCTAAGATCAGAGTTTCTTGGCGAGTCGTCATCATCGTGCGAACAATTGAAGTTTTTAACA CTTTCGGGAGGATCCATCTTCAGGAAGCACTTTGAACACCTCAGCAAATTCTTGGGATAG
- the LOC107491497 gene encoding riboflavin biosynthesis protein PYRR, chloroplastic isoform X2, protein MRLLYSASHWWCVASVVFPRRGSLRRYSRRHTSPHLALLPEVDLPKQASPHDFFWGGGRDGKGLNYLGRLLMKLRSEFLGESSSSCEQLKFLTLV, encoded by the exons ATGCGTCTACTCTACTCTGCTTCCCACTGGTGGTGTGTCGCTTCCGTCGTGTTCCCTCGCCGTGGATCGCTACGCCGCTACTCGCGTCGCCACACCTCGCCGCACCTCGCCTTGTTGCCTGAAGTCGATCTGCCAAAACAG GCTTCGCCTCATGATTTCTTTTGGGGTGGAGGTCGAGATGGAAAAGGCTTAAACTATCTTGGTCGCTTATTGATGAAGCTAAGATCAGAGTTTCTTGGCGAGTCGTCATCATCGTGCGAACAATTGAAGTTTTTAACA CTTGTCTGA